A stretch of the Borreliella spielmanii genome encodes the following:
- a CDS encoding thymidine kinase encodes MGFCLDFANKEDIKFNNIVSISHFDFKIKMNLILVVGPMGSGKTEYAAKIYKDSLVVRKKSFKVLGNIIKGNRNRVNVFFIRNFLDKRRFQDYPENVIPYRGGGKDKIDEIGFASSSFDIEKLIASNPNCGTFIIDEACFYDERLIFVLNKISLNENILFILPTLLYNFRKESFNDTAKLLVEYSDKIYKLGAYCGHIDCMEESFFSYRYYFYNNKEIPAPYFDPLLIVGGDEEIESAIYPNYATRCSMHHYLVGKEYFFSFLKPFALLYSQGDEKFLENEIVSLSSDAENSNFVNSLDSEKGYEFRAEILRNILELPFLAERALITLFSEYSILSKDNFKDLVLKFSLNKDYINKIFFSKEGKEFF; translated from the coding sequence TTGGGCTTTTGTTTAGACTTTGCTAATAAAGAAGATATTAAATTTAATAACATTGTGTCTATTAGTCATTTTGACTTTAAAATCAAAATGAATTTAATCCTTGTAGTTGGACCTATGGGAAGCGGGAAAACAGAATATGCTGCAAAAATTTATAAAGATTCGCTTGTTGTAAGAAAAAAATCTTTTAAGGTGCTGGGTAATATTATTAAAGGAAATAGGAATAGAGTTAATGTATTTTTTATTAGAAATTTTCTCGACAAGAGGAGGTTTCAAGATTATCCAGAAAATGTAATACCATATAGGGGTGGTGGAAAAGATAAAATTGATGAGATTGGTTTTGCGAGTAGCTCTTTTGATATTGAAAAATTAATAGCTTCTAATCCTAATTGTGGTACTTTTATTATTGATGAGGCATGTTTTTATGATGAACGTTTAATTTTTGTTTTAAATAAAATTTCGTTAAATGAAAATATTTTATTTATATTGCCTACATTACTTTATAATTTTAGGAAAGAATCTTTTAATGATACTGCTAAACTTTTGGTAGAATATTCGGATAAGATTTATAAGCTTGGAGCTTATTGCGGGCATATTGATTGTATGGAAGAATCTTTTTTTTCATACAGGTATTATTTTTACAATAATAAAGAAATCCCAGCTCCCTATTTTGATCCTTTGCTTATTGTTGGTGGTGATGAAGAGATTGAATCTGCTATTTATCCAAATTACGCTACAAGATGCTCAATGCACCATTATCTTGTGGGTAAAGAGTATTTTTTTTCTTTTTTAAAGCCATTCGCCTTGTTGTATTCACAAGGAGATGAAAAATTTCTTGAAAATGAAATTGTATCATTAAGCAGCGATGCTGAAAATTCTAATTTTGTAAATTCTTTAGATAGTGAAAAAGGGTATGAATTTAGAGCTGAAATTTTAAGAAATATTTTAGAACTGCCTTTTTTAGCAGAAAGAGCGTTAATAACCCTTTTCTCAGAATATAGCATCTTAAGTAAAGATAATTTTAAAGATCTTGTTTTAAAGTTTTCTTTAAATAAGGATTATATAAATAAAATTTTTTTTTCCAAAGAAGGCAAAGAATTTTTTTAA
- the tmk gene encoding dTMP kinase: protein MIKILKNFYCIEGIDGSGKTSIINKLKALCSDESRYYFTKEPSSGIVGKMIKEQLMNFKNPLKESTFAYLYAADRHDHLYKKGGILEILNTKSIKVITDRYLFSSIAYQGKLGYELNKNFPLPEKVFFIKTDPNIAYERIQKNRTQSDLFELEKYKTFEQIALKYLKTFKKIEKKINVIYIDNSIKDSLDKNVEKIFNLIKF, encoded by the coding sequence GTGATTAAAATATTAAAAAACTTTTATTGCATAGAAGGAATTGATGGAAGTGGAAAAACAAGCATTATCAATAAACTAAAAGCTCTTTGCAGCGATGAATCAAGGTATTATTTTACAAAAGAACCATCAAGCGGAATAGTTGGAAAAATGATAAAAGAACAATTAATGAATTTCAAAAATCCTTTAAAAGAATCAACTTTTGCGTATCTTTATGCAGCAGATCGACACGATCATTTATATAAAAAAGGTGGAATACTCGAAATTTTAAACACAAAATCTATAAAAGTAATAACTGATCGCTATTTATTCTCATCAATTGCATATCAAGGAAAATTGGGATATGAATTAAATAAAAACTTTCCATTGCCTGAAAAGGTATTCTTTATTAAAACAGACCCAAACATAGCTTATGAAAGAATACAAAAAAACAGAACACAAAGTGATCTTTTTGAGCTTGAAAAATACAAAACTTTTGAACAAATCGCTCTTAAATATTTAAAAACATTTAAAAAAATAGAAAAAAAAATTAATGTAATTTATATTGATAATTCAATAAAAGATAGCTTAGATAAAAACGTAGAAAAAATTTTTAATCTAATAAAATTCTAA